The DNA segment CAGGGCTGGTATCGGTTTTTTGCATGATTTATTTTGAGTGTTAATAGAAGATGAGCGAGAAATGAGACTTGGAGCATATAGCTTGCGGGAAGACCTGGGAAGTGACGAAAATCATTAGATTTATACAACAGTTGTCTTGACTAACAAGTCTCCTTCCTATGAATACCAACACTTTCTGATATGAAAAACCGTCTCTTGAACCAAATTGACTATTGGAAGCCAATTTTCTTTCTTTAACTGCTCCATGCAAATCGTTTAAGATTACCGGATAGCTTTCAGTCTTTTGCGAAATGGAAACTCTTAATTAAAGATCCATTTAGTTGTCGCTACATGGCATATTACTTTGTGTGAAGGTATGAATGAAATTCTCGATTTATCGGAGTGGTATTCCCAAGTTTGCTTCCCAGTTTTAGGAATAAATAATTCTCAATGAAAGTAACTTTCAAAAACCAAATCCTCTAAATTCGTAAGTTTCGACATATTTCCCGGGAAATGTCGAAATTCAACAACTTTCTCCATTTACTTTTCAAAATGGCTCAGAATATATTTCTTTTTGTTTAGTGAAAGATAATCCCTCAATCTCTTGAAATACTTGCTAATTACTCCGTGAATTCGATCTGTATATGAATTAGTAGAATTGATGAAGTGACACCTCTATTTGCTGTAGCATATTTCTCTTAATCTTCCATGCAATGCATACATCCTACATAACATTTGTATTGGACATTCCTTAACAAAGCGTTAAGGAATTTTAAGCTGATGTAGATAATAAGATGTATAGGGGTGAAAATAATAGAAACATTTAATTGGATTATTTTCATGTGGCAAATTTCATTTGTAGGTTCATTTATTTCGTTTTTGTATGGTTTTTTTAACAGGTCTTGGATATCAATACTTCTCACTTTTCTAACTTTTCTCTCGGCTGCTTATTATTTCAATGGAGACGAAAATATATGGACATTCATAGCTTTAATTTTCATTGTATTGCTTATTGTGTCAATTATCTTTTGGAGAAAGGGCAAGAGGTAGTTAGTATATTTGGTCTGTGCAAATAATAGGAAACTATAAATTAGTGATAGGTATACTAGTAAGAAAGATGGTTTCAGTTATCATTACTTCGTTAATACCCACCAAATCCGCAACCTAATTACTACACTAAAACTCATATTATAAAATCTTAAAACTATTTTTCAAATTACTATTGTTTATTATTATTTTCAATGATATAATAAATCTTGTCGTTAAATAACATGTGGTCCCGTGGTGTAGCGGTTAACATGCCTGCCTGTCACGCAGGAGATCGCCGGTTCGATCCCGGTCGGGACCGCCATTTATCTAAATTATCAATCCGCAATGAAAGGAAACTTTCTATGTGGGTTTTTTTGTGCAAATAAAGTGAAGAATTGTTATGAATTCGGTACACTAGAGAAAACATGTGTGAGGTAATCATTATATGACATATATTAAACAAGTATCATCTCTTGAAGAAACTGAACAATTTGGGCAGCGATTAGGCTCGCTTGTTCAAGCACAAGATGTTATTACGCTAGAAGGAGATCTTGGTGCAGGAAAGACAACTTTTACAAAAAGCTTTGCAAAAGGTTTAGGGATAGAACGTAATGTGAATAGCCCGACCTTTACGATATTGAAACAATATGAAGGTAGATTGCCATTCAATCATTTAGATGTATATCGTCTTGCAGGCAGTGAAGAGGATTTAGGATGGGATGAACTTTTTTATGGAGATGCGGTAACTGTAATTGAGTGGGCAAAATTGATTGAATATGATTTGCCAAATGATCGATTACAAATTGAAGTATTCTACGAAGATGAATTTGCTAGACGTTTTGAAGTTACCCCAAAGGGTGAACGTTATGAGCGATTATGTAAGGAGCTATTTGAATGATTTGGTTAGGAATTGATACATCGAATATGCCATTATCAATCGCGATTGTTAAAGATGATCAGCTATTGGTTGAATGGACAAGCTCGGTAAAAGTAACACACTCTGTAGGGGCAATGCCAGCTGTTGAAGAAGTTTTAAACCAAGCAAATATAAAACCGAATGAAATTGATGCAATAGCAGTAGCTGAAGGCCCTGGCTCATACACAGGTGTTCGAATTGGTGTGACTATTGCTAAAACTCTGGCTTGGACACTAAAGATTCCATTAGTGGGGGTATCAAGTCTTCAAACCCTTGCAGGGAATGGAACGCTATTCAAAGGACTTATTTGCCCTATTATGGATGCTCGCCGTCAGAATGTATTTTCAGCGATTTATACAAATGATTTAGAATCTTACTTAGCAGATGGTCACTATTCCCTGGAGACTGTTTTAGAAAAGTTGGCAGCTATAGAAGAAGATATATTGTTTGTTGGGAGAGATGTTTCAATTCATTGGGACACAATACAACAAGTTCTAGGTAAACGTGCTATTCGCGCACCGTTTCATTTAGATTTACCAAAAGCTTCAATTGTGATTGAGCAAGCATTGAAGACACCACTACCTTCAATAGAAGAAACGCATCACTTTGTACCCGATTATAAACGAATTACCGAAGCTGAAACGAATTGGCGTGCAGAACAAAAGGCTGGAGAAACAAATGGATGATATGATTACTTACCGTAAAATGACGGAAGCAGATATTGATGGAGTCTTAAAGATTGAACAAGAAGCATTTAGTCTACCATGGACACGAGATGCATTTGTTCAAGAAATGACAACTAACTTGCATGCTTATTATGTTGTCGCTGAAAATAGTGAAGGAAAAATTGTAGGTTTCTGTGGAATGTGGATAGTGGTAGATGAAAGTCATATTACTAATGTAGCAGTGACTGAACAACTTAAGGGCCAAGGGATTGGAGAAGGACTTATGCGTGAGGCAATCCGAGTTTCTAAAGAGTCTGGAGTTGTTCTGATGACATTAGAAGCACGAGTCAGTAATACGGTTGCACAAAATTTGTATCGTAAATTAGATTTTCAAAATGGTGGTATTCGAAAAGGTTATTATACTGATAACCAAGAGAATGCCCTGGTAATGTGGGTGAAATTTAAATGATGAAAGATCAAATCATATTAGGTATTGAGACGAGTTGTGATGAGACTGCTGCATCCATCGTCCGTAACGGAAGAGAAATTGTATCCAATGTTGTAGCATCACAAATTGAAAGTCATAAACGCTTCGGTGGAGTCGTTCCTGAAATCGCTTCTCGTCATCATGTAGAGCAAGTGACCATTGTCATTGAAGAAGCACTCAAGCAAGCAAACATGCAACCAAGTGACATAGATGCAGTTGCAGTTACAGAGGGTCCAGGGCTTGTAGGGGCACTATTAATAGGTATTAACGCAGCGAAGGCATTTGCGTTCGCTAATGGATTGCCTCTTGTTGGCGTTCATCATATAGCAGGACATATTTACGCGAACCAGTTAGTAGAACCGATGCAATTCCCTTTACTAGCTCTTGTTGTTTCAGGTGGACACACGGAAATTGTCTTGATGCGAAATCATGGTTCATTTGAGTTAATTGGAGAAACACGTGATGACGCGGCAGGAGAGGCGTATGACAAAGTAGCTAGAGTATTAAAACTACCCTATCCAGGTGGACCTCATATTGACCGACTGGCACATGAAGGCGGAGAAGCACTTGTATTTCCGCGGATTTGGTTAGAACAAGACTCCTATGACTTTAGCTTTAGTGGACTTAAATCCTCAGTAATAAATTATATGCATAATGCCGAGCAGCGAGGAGAAGTGGTTAATCCACAAGCCGTAGCTGCAGGTTTCCAAGCAAGTGTGGTAGAAGTACTCACTGGTAAAACATTACGCGCTGCTAGAGAATTTAAGGTGAAACATGTGATTGCTGCAGGCGGTGTTTCTGCAAACAAAGGATTACGAAAATCGTTAAAAGATACCTTTTCTAAAGAAGGCATCACATTTACTGTCCCTCCTCTGTTTTTATGTACAGATAATGCTGCGATGATTGCAGCAGCGGGTTCAGTTATGTTCGAAAAAGGACATAAAAGCTCGATGTCCATGAACGGAAAACCAGGTATGCCTTTATTCGACTGGAATTAACAAGAATCGATTCTCTCATTGAAGAGAATCGATTCTTTTTTAACAAAAATACAAGGCGCTGTCAATAGAGAACATCTGTACTTATGCACAATTTGTGGATAACCTGTGCATAAGTTAGTTGAATTCAATATATAGTGGTAGGTTATTCATATTGAATTGTAGATAAAAAAAAAATCACCTGTGGATAGTGTGGATAAGTCTGTTGATAGATTGATATATCAAGCTTTTGTTTGTGAATAAATATGTGGAAAGAAAAATGTCGAAATTTGTACTTGACCTATATATATGGGCAAAGAATTGCAAGAAAATAGCGCATGTTGAAACATGCGCTATTATTTATAATATTTCTAATTCTTCTTCTAATTCCATCCATTCCATCATTAACACTTCTTGTTCCTCTTTAAAAGCTTCAAGCTCTTTTTGAAGAATTAATAGTTGCTCATGGTCTTGGAAAATGGCTGGATCACACAATTTCTCCTCAACAGCACTAATGCTAACTTCAATTGTTTGTAATTGAGCTTCTAATTCTTCTAAGCGTCTTGAAATTTGTCGTTCCCTTTTTTTCGCCTCTTTATCAATGGTCGAAGTGGATTGCTTCGTGGTCGCAGCTCCTACTTCTTGAGGACCCGCTTGTTCTAAACGAATTTCTTCTAGTTCTTTTTTCTTTTCCACGTAGTAATCATAATCACCTAAATATTCAAATGCCCCGTCACCTGATAACTCAATGACTTTAGTAGCAATCCTGTTAATAAAATAGCGATCATGTGAGACGAAAAGTATAGTTCCTGGGTAATCAATTAATGCGTTTTCGAGCACTTCTTTACTATCAAGATCTAAGTGGTTAGTCGGTTCATCGAGAATAAGAGTGTTTGCTTTTAACATCATGAGTTTAGCTAAAGCGACTCTGGCTTTTTCGCCACCCGATAAAGAGGAAATTGTTTTGGTCACATCATCACCACTGAATAGGAAACGACCCAAAACATTACGAACATCTTTTTCGTTCATCAATGGCCAATCATCCCATAATTCCTTTAATACGGACCGATTACCTGTTAGTTTAGCTTGTTGTTGATCATAGTAACCAAATTGAACATTGGTCCCGTAATGAATTGATCCAGCAATAGGGGGAATATCTTTAACAACTGTTTTGAGTAATGTAGATTTCCCTACACCATTTGGTCCGACTAAAGCAATTCGGTCTTCACGAAAAATCCGAAGATCTACATCTTTGGACACCGGCTTACCAGAATAACCTACCGTTAATTCTTCTAATTTTAATACGTCGTTGCCACTTTGGCGATCAATAGAAAAACCAAAGTTTGCAGATTTTTCATCACCATTCGGTGAACCCATCCAGTCCGTTTTCTCCAAAACTTTTCGACGAGACTGAGCCATTTTAGTTGTAGAAGCACGCGCTAAATTACGTTGTACAAAATCTTCAAGTTTCTCTTTTTCTGCTTGCTGACGGTCAAAAGTTTTCATATCCCGTTCATACGTTTTTGCCTTTTCATCCAAGTACTTGCTATAATTTCCCACAAAGCGTTTCACTTTATGACGAGATACTTCGTAAACAAAGTTCACAACTTGATCAAGGAAATACCGGTCATGAGAAACGATTAATATGGCACCAGGGTAACCTTGCAGATAACGCTCTAACCAACTGAGTGTGTCGATATCTAAATGGTTAGTCGGTTCATCAAGAATGAGGAGATCTGGTTTAGTTAATAATAATTTGGCTAATGCCAAACGTGTTTTTTGACCACCAGATAACGACTGTATCGGTTTATCGTATTCTTCGGGGAAGAATTGCATCCCGTGTAAGACAGCACGTGTATCAGCTTCGTATTGGTAACCACCGGAGTCCTTAAAGGCAACTTGTAATAAGTCGTAGTCAGACATGATGCGTGCATAGGAATCCGCATCATCATATACGGTAGGATCTGCCATTTGAAGTTCTAATGAGCGTAATTTTAGTTCAGCCACATGGTGATACTCAAAAATGGTCATCATCTCATCCCAAATCGACAAATCTGAATCGATGCCAGCATGTTGCTCCATATAGCCAACTTTAGTATCTTTTGGAATGATAATATCTCCAGAATCATAAGACATTTCACCTGCAATAATTTTAAGGAGTGTAGACTTCCCAGCTCCGTTTCGACCAACGAGAGCCACACGGTCGCGATGATTTATTTCTAGTTTGGCCCCACTTAAGATTTCATCGATGCCAAACGATTTATGTAATTGATTCACTTGTAATACAATCATATATTCCACCTCAGTTCTCACTTAGTGTAAAGGATGCTCGTGACTCGTGCAACGACTGAACTTTACTTCTCTCACGTAGTAATGTAAGATGAAAGCGATTTCGCTTGAGTGCAGGAGGAACAACATGAAACAAGAACCGCTTAAAATTCCACAAGCTACATCAAAAAGATTACCTCTTTATTATCGTTTCATCCAAAACTTCTCAAACGCGGGTAAGAAACGTGTTTCTTCACAAGAACTTAGTGAAGCGATGAAAATTGATTCTGCTACAATTCGTCGTGATTTTTCGCATTTTGGTGCATTAGGTAAAAAAGGCTATGGCTACGAAG comes from the Paenisporosarcina antarctica genome and includes:
- the tsaE gene encoding tRNA (adenosine(37)-N6)-threonylcarbamoyltransferase complex ATPase subunit type 1 TsaE; this translates as MTYIKQVSSLEETEQFGQRLGSLVQAQDVITLEGDLGAGKTTFTKSFAKGLGIERNVNSPTFTILKQYEGRLPFNHLDVYRLAGSEEDLGWDELFYGDAVTVIEWAKLIEYDLPNDRLQIEVFYEDEFARRFEVTPKGERYERLCKELFE
- the tsaB gene encoding tRNA (adenosine(37)-N6)-threonylcarbamoyltransferase complex dimerization subunit type 1 TsaB, whose protein sequence is MIWLGIDTSNMPLSIAIVKDDQLLVEWTSSVKVTHSVGAMPAVEEVLNQANIKPNEIDAIAVAEGPGSYTGVRIGVTIAKTLAWTLKIPLVGVSSLQTLAGNGTLFKGLICPIMDARRQNVFSAIYTNDLESYLADGHYSLETVLEKLAAIEEDILFVGRDVSIHWDTIQQVLGKRAIRAPFHLDLPKASIVIEQALKTPLPSIEETHHFVPDYKRITEAETNWRAEQKAGETNG
- the rimI gene encoding ribosomal protein S18-alanine N-acetyltransferase, with translation MDDMITYRKMTEADIDGVLKIEQEAFSLPWTRDAFVQEMTTNLHAYYVVAENSEGKIVGFCGMWIVVDESHITNVAVTEQLKGQGIGEGLMREAIRVSKESGVVLMTLEARVSNTVAQNLYRKLDFQNGGIRKGYYTDNQENALVMWVKFK
- the tsaD gene encoding tRNA (adenosine(37)-N6)-threonylcarbamoyltransferase complex transferase subunit TsaD, which codes for MMKDQIILGIETSCDETAASIVRNGREIVSNVVASQIESHKRFGGVVPEIASRHHVEQVTIVIEEALKQANMQPSDIDAVAVTEGPGLVGALLIGINAAKAFAFANGLPLVGVHHIAGHIYANQLVEPMQFPLLALVVSGGHTEIVLMRNHGSFELIGETRDDAAGEAYDKVARVLKLPYPGGPHIDRLAHEGGEALVFPRIWLEQDSYDFSFSGLKSSVINYMHNAEQRGEVVNPQAVAAGFQASVVEVLTGKTLRAAREFKVKHVIAAGGVSANKGLRKSLKDTFSKEGITFTVPPLFLCTDNAAMIAAAGSVMFEKGHKSSMSMNGKPGMPLFDWN
- a CDS encoding ABC-F family ATP-binding cassette domain-containing protein; protein product: MIVLQVNQLHKSFGIDEILSGAKLEINHRDRVALVGRNGAGKSTLLKIIAGEMSYDSGDIIIPKDTKVGYMEQHAGIDSDLSIWDEMMTIFEYHHVAELKLRSLELQMADPTVYDDADSYARIMSDYDLLQVAFKDSGGYQYEADTRAVLHGMQFFPEEYDKPIQSLSGGQKTRLALAKLLLTKPDLLILDEPTNHLDIDTLSWLERYLQGYPGAILIVSHDRYFLDQVVNFVYEVSRHKVKRFVGNYSKYLDEKAKTYERDMKTFDRQQAEKEKLEDFVQRNLARASTTKMAQSRRKVLEKTDWMGSPNGDEKSANFGFSIDRQSGNDVLKLEELTVGYSGKPVSKDVDLRIFREDRIALVGPNGVGKSTLLKTVVKDIPPIAGSIHYGTNVQFGYYDQQQAKLTGNRSVLKELWDDWPLMNEKDVRNVLGRFLFSGDDVTKTISSLSGGEKARVALAKLMMLKANTLILDEPTNHLDLDSKEVLENALIDYPGTILFVSHDRYFINRIATKVIELSGDGAFEYLGDYDYYVEKKKELEEIRLEQAGPQEVGAATTKQSTSTIDKEAKKRERQISRRLEELEAQLQTIEVSISAVEEKLCDPAIFQDHEQLLILQKELEAFKEEQEVLMMEWMELEEELEIL